One Ricinus communis isolate WT05 ecotype wild-type chromosome 1, ASM1957865v1, whole genome shotgun sequence DNA window includes the following coding sequences:
- the LOC8271512 gene encoding integrator complex subunit 3 homolog isoform X6 — translation MNYIMASKILKIGNYEAKNHFELSLMQAFEELEPKLRPPFSLAIPSPQEYLQLNRAILCGVLTDSQMAKTYTKYLHAIVTDGYAFFVSLTVKIVNDLYVKLVDSVKGQLIWVAKEMVDVLAVGFDGLLVSLLRQIIGGDFSDGNLWLCFELISIFLSNLNYLIEEEPLVLTSALYVFIRLLADHCRLLNNVKLESLKLLEIEFCVKMLREQFHLCMKIGRDLIRLLQDLVHVPAFRAIWKDLVLNPGEFRTPGFSDISQLYCCRTSSCYFLLRITPEMETQLRFLLMHVKFGSQKRHQTWFVKKFLFKPERETVIVDIVRFICCAHHPSNETIQSDIIPRWAVVGWLLKTCRKNYVQANVKLALFYDWLFFDERIDNIMNIEPGMLLIVCSITKYIDMTNSLLEFLLLLVENYDLDRPHVISRGILSAFNVLVQKGVIHSLDVLTSCDALSPCLKQRLGRLWSSSKPGLTSKLQPANVPHYSVPPLTLQNLSCVETTKPSPEQSPACEEKVRLNTKPIDTSITASDDLVTCPSISTSDTQVDAIESLLKNLTDAMKKSNKMGLQILEATLLSFLNLDNKVPALVSIPPEVLCSRIADQFEAIGCKLFAPLDNGPNAPCSGYEISSATALVSRTFIFSQHDKMQRMLLFWSRNGLPVGAHLLSYASQLAYEAYVAGYSGNAMAHNNLSKLGESDMPLLTFHLDGYFSLTNDRILRACKDIVPISELDKKSVIKLVENSFAAYKCFLEFCRNVLQKEEDTSLSKLLLLDIVLCLQWERAKAKFLFCSIFQHFADLCVGDKKIIRLLIGLLDHADLVEVQFVIGLKKISLFGENCETIFLLIKNSLSWDPLEQHRFWGLMRSELAVSKVPVEKIILQFFYCDDVNANNSAIAAGGLLTLCSCCAPTSELVGTIMLLPENVFQDFAATALATWVVSNPTMLFDSLAKFSEELNKKNGDGCLGYSEKFVFKYSR, via the exons ATGAATTACATAATGGCCTCAAAGATACTTAAAATTGGTAACTATGAAGCCAAAAACCACTTTGAACTCTCTTTAATGCAAGCCTTTGAAGAGCTTGAACCGAAACTAAGACCACCCTTTTCATTAGCCATTCCAAGCCCACAAGAATACTTGCAGCTTAATCGTGCCATTCTTTGTGGTGTTTTAACTGATTCCCAGATGGCTAAAACCTATACTAAGTATCTACATGCTATTGTTACCGATGGGTATGCTTTTTTTGTTAGTTTGACTGTTAAAATTGTCAATGATTTGTATGTTAAGCTTGTTGATTCAGTAAAAGGTCAGTTGATTTGGGTTGCTAAAGAAATGGTTGATGTTTTGGCTGTGGGTTTTGATGGATTGTTAGTGTCTTTATTGAGGCAAATTATTGGTGGCGATTTCAGTGATGGGAATTTATGGTTATGTTTTGAATTGATTAGCATTTTCTTgagtaatttaaattatttaattgaagaAGAACCATTGGTGTTGACTAGTGCACTCTATGTATTTATTAGGTTGTTAGCTGATCATTGTAGGTTATTAAACAATGTGAAATTAGAGTCCTTGAAATTATTGGAGATTGAGTTTTGTGTGAAGATGTTGAGAGAGCAGTTTCATTTATGTATGAAGATTGGGAGAGACCTTATTAGATTATTGCAAGATTTGGTTCATGTCCCTGCTTTTCGAGCTATTTGGAAAGATTTAGTTCTAAACCCAGGTGAGTTTAGGACTCCAGGATTTTCAGATATTTCTCAACTCTACTGCTGTAGGACTTCAAGTTGTTATTTTTTGCTTCGGATCACTCCAGAAATGGAAACCCAATTGAGGTTTTTGCTTATGCATGTGAAGTTTGGGAGTCAGAAGCGGCATCAGACCTGGTTTGTTAAGAAATTCCTTTTCAAACCAGAGAGAGAGACTGTCATTGTTGATATTGTTCGCTTTATATGTTGTGCACACCACCCATCCAATGAAACTATCCAGAGTGACATTATACCGAGGTGGGCTGTTGTTGGCTGGCTACTGAAAACTTGTAGGAAAAATTATGTTCAAGCCAATGTGAAGTTGGCCTTATTTTATGACTGGCTTTTTTTTGACGAAAGAATTGataatataatgaatattGAGCCAGGAATGCTATTGATAGTGTGCTCCATAACCAAATATATTGACATGACCAACTCTCTTCTTGAATTTTTGTTGCTTCTGGTGGAAAATTATGATCTGGATCGTCCACATGTTATTTCCAGGGGAATTTTATCAGCTTTCAATGTTCTTGTTCAAAAAGGAGTGATTCATTCACTGGATGTTTTGACATCATGTGATGCGCTTTCTCCTTGTCTGAAACAGAGACTTGGGAGGTTATGGTCTAGTTCAAAACCGGGGCTCACTAGCAAACTACAACCAGCCAATGTTCCTCATTACTCAGTACCACCATTGACTTTGCAGAATCTGTCATGTGTAGAAACTACAAAACCATCTCCAGAACAATCTCCAGCATGTGAGGAAAAAGTTAGACTTAACACTAAACCTATTGATACTTCTATTACTGCTTCAGATGATTTAGTTACTTGTCCATCTATTAGCACCAGTGATACCCAAGTTGATGCTATAGAAAGTTTGTTAAAAAATCTGACCGATGCTATGAAGAAGTCAAATAAAATGGGCCTTCAGATTTTGGAAGCTACACTTCTGTCATTTTTGAATCTTGATAACAAAGTACCAGCACTTGTTTCAATTCCTCCTGAAGTTCTATGTTCAAGAATAGCAGATCAATTTGAAGCAATTGGCTGCAAATTATTTGCCCCCCTTGATAATGGTCCTAATGCTCCTTGTTCCGGCTATGAAATTAGCTCTGCCACAGCCTTAGTTTCTCGTACCTTCATATTTTCACAGCATGATAAGATGCAAAGAATGCTTCTATTCTGGTCGAGGAATGGTTTACCAGTAGGAGCACACTTATTGTCATATGCATCACAGCTAGCCTATGAAGCATATGTAGCAGGTTACTCAGGAAATGCAATGGCTCACAACAATTTGTCTAAACTAGGCGAGTCAGACATGCCGTTGCTGACCTTTCATCTTGATGGTTATTTTTCGTTAACTAATGATCGAATACTACGTGCTTGTAAAGACATTGTTCCTATCTCTGAACTGGACAAGAAGTCTGTTATTAAGTTGGTGGAAAATTCTTTTGCTGCTTACAAGTGTTTCCTTGAGTTTTGTAGAAATGTCTTGCAAAAAGAAGAGGATACATCTCTGTCAAAGCTCCTGTTATTGGACATAGTATTATGTCTCCAGTGGGAAAGAGCAAAAGCAAAGTTCTTATTTTGCAGCATCTTCCAGCATTTTGCTGATCTGTGTGTTGgtgataaaaaaatcatcaGGTTACTCATTGGTTTGTTGGATCATGCTGATCTTGTTGAAGTACAGTTTGTGATTGGTTTGAAGAAGATCTCTTTGTTTGGGGAGAATTGTGAAACCATTTTCCTCCTAATCAAGAATTCGCTTAGTTGGGATCCTTTGGAGCAGCATAGATTCTGGGGCTTAATGAGATCAGAACTTGCAGTTTCCAAGGTTCCGGTGGAGAAgattattttacaatttttctaCTGTGATGATGTGAATGCAAATAATAGTGCAATTGCAGCTGGAGGCCTTCTTACATTATGCAGTTGTTGTGCACCTACATCTGAGCTTGTTGGGACAATCATGTTACTACCTGAGAATGTGTTCCAGGACTTTGCCGCCACAGCTTTGGCTACATGGGTTGTGTCTAATCCCACAATGCTCTTTGACAGCTTGGCTAAATTTTCAGAAGAACTTAACAAGAAAAATG GGGATGGATGCCTCGGATATTCTGAGAAATTTGTCTTCAAATATTCCAGGTGA